Proteins from a single region of Dyadobacter fanqingshengii:
- a CDS encoding RagB/SusD family nutrient uptake outer membrane protein — MKSIKTLITAALIASFSTGCEKVLEEHPQSQIVPSYFNSPSGVLGGIAGVYNDIRGQWGTEGFTVEMQAGTDEFIQGVNAGGGSAYTYNGLNSSNFGAAWGVAFQDINTLNGVLQYGATIDLPEATRKQYLAQAKFLRAFWYFYLVQTWGDVPLHTEFITVPSQAASRQPAADVYALIIQDLTEAAADLPNQPTAPFLGKAATKPVAQLLLAKAYLTRGWLNNTAADFTQAATICDDIIAKKADYGLDLWQDYGDAFVPANDYGKETMFVSDHVLDPKYGYYQVGGQAGGGAAQNLSPWFTNWNYPNNSGINSIKNAAGAFVNNGTSGMIRDSYYGRPYVRMRPNSDKIATGPRAGKNYFLDQAFTNRNVDSRYANSFYTVYISNTAVTNQASAANNLRGITYTTVPGADTAVWLPDYEVPGAPQFVGKRPFKGIVVPPSLWNNGIFPALKKYMDPSRGANFNDPSTRPAVLYRFSDVYMTGAEAYFKAGNNAKAAALINVVRQRAAFKKTNSTAENAAAATVLTITAAQVTLDFILDERSREFFGEWQRWHDLVRTRSLVRRVQEWNQEAAPYVKEFNMLRPIPQTQIDRVVDGPKFPQNSGY; from the coding sequence ATGAAATCCATAAAAACGCTGATCACCGCAGCCCTGATCGCTTCTTTCAGCACAGGTTGCGAAAAAGTGCTCGAAGAGCATCCCCAATCCCAGATCGTTCCATCTTATTTCAACAGCCCCTCGGGCGTCCTCGGCGGCATTGCCGGGGTTTACAACGACATCCGCGGCCAGTGGGGAACCGAAGGTTTCACCGTGGAAATGCAGGCCGGGACTGATGAGTTTATTCAGGGTGTAAATGCCGGTGGAGGCTCCGCTTACACTTACAATGGTCTCAACAGCAGCAACTTTGGCGCTGCATGGGGCGTTGCATTTCAGGACATTAATACATTAAATGGTGTCCTTCAATACGGCGCGACCATTGATTTGCCGGAAGCAACGCGGAAGCAATATCTGGCGCAGGCGAAGTTTTTGAGGGCATTCTGGTATTTTTATCTTGTTCAAACCTGGGGCGACGTGCCACTGCACACGGAGTTTATAACCGTGCCTTCGCAAGCCGCGTCCCGCCAGCCGGCAGCAGATGTTTACGCGCTCATTATCCAGGATTTAACAGAAGCTGCGGCCGATCTGCCTAACCAACCCACGGCGCCATTCCTGGGCAAAGCGGCAACAAAACCAGTGGCGCAACTCCTGCTCGCCAAAGCATACCTGACGCGCGGATGGCTGAATAACACGGCCGCAGATTTTACCCAGGCCGCAACTATTTGCGACGACATTATTGCCAAAAAAGCAGATTATGGCCTTGATTTATGGCAGGATTACGGCGATGCATTTGTGCCCGCTAATGATTATGGTAAAGAAACCATGTTCGTAAGCGACCACGTGCTGGATCCGAAATACGGCTACTATCAGGTCGGCGGTCAGGCTGGGGGAGGCGCGGCGCAAAATCTGAGCCCTTGGTTTACCAATTGGAATTATCCGAACAATAGCGGAATCAATTCAATCAAAAATGCAGCAGGCGCTTTTGTCAACAATGGAACATCGGGCATGATCCGGGATTCGTATTACGGCCGTCCATATGTGCGGATGCGTCCGAATTCAGATAAAATAGCCACTGGGCCACGTGCTGGCAAGAACTACTTTCTGGATCAGGCATTTACGAACCGCAATGTGGATTCGCGTTATGCCAATTCGTTTTACACGGTTTATATTTCAAATACTGCGGTTACCAACCAGGCGAGTGCGGCCAACAACTTACGGGGGATCACTTACACGACCGTTCCGGGTGCGGATACTGCCGTTTGGTTGCCGGATTACGAAGTGCCTGGCGCGCCGCAATTTGTTGGCAAAAGACCATTCAAGGGCATCGTAGTGCCGCCAAGTCTTTGGAACAATGGTATTTTCCCGGCATTGAAAAAATACATGGACCCAAGTCGTGGCGCGAATTTCAATGATCCTTCCACGCGGCCAGCCGTTCTATATCGCTTTTCGGATGTGTACATGACGGGCGCTGAGGCCTATTTTAAAGCTGGGAACAACGCAAAAGCGGCAGCATTGATCAATGTGGTAAGGCAACGCGCAGCATTCAAAAAAACCAACTCCACCGCAGAAAATGCCGCTGCCGCTACGGTTTTAACCATCACCGCCGCGCAAGTAACATTGGATTTCATCCTCGACGAGCGCAGCCGCGAATTCTTTGGAGAATGGCAGCGGTGGCATGATCTTGTACGGACGCGTTCGCTCGTACGTCGGGTGCAGGAGTGGAATCAGGAAGCCGCGCCGTATGTGAAGGAATTTAATATGCTTCGCCCCATTCCCCAAACACAGATCGACAGGGTGGTGGATGGACCGAAATTCCCTCAAAATTCCGGATATTGA
- a CDS encoding glycoside hydrolase family 43 protein — MINRNLLAGISASVLAFGLGAQNGLCQGTNIKPLVTDLYTADPSAHVFNGKIYIYPSHDIEADVPQDDEGGHFQMRDYHVYSMDKIGGKVTDHGVALDVKDVPWADKQMWAPDAAFKNGTYFLYFPVKDKEGVFRMGVATSKSPTGPFKAEAEPMKGSYSIDPAVFTDTDGKSYMYLGGIWGGQLQRWHTGTYDKTLMTDLGKGHENEPALSAKVAVMSDDMLSFSEPLKDVRILDENGKPILASDTKRRFFEGAWMHKFNGKYYFSYSTGDTHLLCYAEGTSPYGPFTYKGVIMNPVEGWTTHHSIVEVEGKWYIFYHDAALSGKTHLRNVKVRELLRDSNGNIKTIIP; from the coding sequence ATGATAAATCGAAACTTACTAGCAGGAATATCGGCATCAGTGCTGGCGTTTGGTTTGGGTGCTCAAAATGGCCTTTGCCAGGGAACCAACATAAAACCATTGGTAACCGACTTGTACACCGCTGACCCGTCGGCCCACGTTTTCAATGGAAAAATCTACATTTATCCATCACACGACATTGAGGCCGATGTGCCGCAGGATGATGAAGGCGGGCACTTTCAAATGCGGGATTACCATGTTTATTCAATGGATAAGATCGGCGGAAAGGTAACCGATCACGGCGTGGCGCTGGATGTGAAAGATGTGCCCTGGGCTGACAAACAAATGTGGGCACCCGACGCAGCATTTAAAAACGGCACTTACTTTCTTTATTTTCCTGTAAAAGACAAGGAAGGCGTGTTCCGCATGGGTGTAGCAACAAGCAAATCACCCACGGGGCCTTTCAAGGCCGAGGCTGAGCCGATGAAAGGCAGTTACAGCATTGATCCCGCCGTTTTTACGGATACAGATGGCAAGAGTTATATGTATTTGGGCGGCATCTGGGGCGGTCAGTTGCAACGTTGGCATACAGGAACTTATGACAAAACATTAATGACCGACCTGGGTAAAGGGCATGAAAACGAGCCTGCATTAAGTGCCAAAGTGGCGGTGATGAGCGATGATATGCTGTCATTTTCCGAGCCATTGAAAGACGTCCGGATCCTGGATGAAAACGGCAAGCCAATCCTGGCATCCGATACGAAACGCCGGTTTTTTGAAGGCGCCTGGATGCATAAGTTTAATGGTAAATATTATTTCTCTTATTCCACCGGGGACACGCATTTGCTGTGCTATGCCGAAGGCACTTCGCCTTACGGGCCTTTCACTTATAAAGGCGTGATCATGAACCCTGTAGAAGGCTGGACAACGCATCATTCGATTGTAGAAGTGGAAGGCAAGTGGTATATTTTTTATCATGATGCAGCACTCTCCGGGAAGACGCATTTGCGTAATGTAAAGGTGAGGGAATTGCTGCGTGACAGCAACGGCAATATCAAAACGATCATTCCTTAG